One segment of Mycolicibacterium neworleansense DNA contains the following:
- a CDS encoding MmpS family transport accessory protein, with protein MWIPLVLVVVGIAGGFTVSRLHGVFGSQSRPAYTSAEREEKRPHDPKHLVYEVFGPPGTVATISYFDADAEPRVVREATLPWSVEFPISEATAMGNVTAQGNTDSIGCRILVGDEVKDEKVRQGVSAFTFCVLKAA; from the coding sequence CTGTGGATTCCGCTAGTGCTGGTGGTGGTGGGAATTGCAGGCGGATTTACTGTGTCGCGATTGCACGGTGTCTTCGGCAGCCAGAGCCGCCCCGCGTATACCAGCGCCGAACGCGAGGAAAAGCGGCCCCATGACCCCAAACACCTGGTCTACGAGGTCTTCGGGCCGCCAGGCACGGTAGCGACGATCAGTTACTTCGATGCCGATGCCGAACCGCGAGTGGTCAGGGAGGCGACGCTGCCGTGGTCGGTCGAGTTCCCGATTTCCGAGGCGACGGCGATGGGGAACGTCACTGCGCAGGGCAACACCGACAGCATCGGTTGCCGCATCCTCGTCGGCGATGAAGTCAAAGACGAGAAGGTCCGGCAAGGGGTCAGCGCCTTCACCTTCTGTGTGCTGAAGGCTGCATGA
- a CDS encoding adenylate/guanylate cyclase domain-containing protein → MPEMALNNRVSARTRHYAESVSSRLRVLTIATWIAATVCTGFGIFQLTLDGPMWRFGFINLVSAGLFLLVPLLYRFGELIAPLTFFLIAYVSVSVMCFAIGTDSGLQFYFVVAAALAVLLLGIERIVLAASLSAMAVAATIALEVFGPDDRGLGPAWAMTAGFVISTVSAAVMVFATVWMSLREIARAEEAMEAEYQRSEQLLANILPTTIAQRLKEPSRTIIADDYDDASILFADIAGYTERASDLTPTDLVRFLDRLYTDLDALVDRHGLEKVKTSGDSYMVVAGVPKPRTDHIEALACLALDLADAVADLKDPRGRAVPLRIGLAAGPVVAGVVGARKFFYDVWGDAVNVASRMESTDIAGRIQVPQNVYDRISHAFVLEERGDVEIKGKGLMHTWYLVGRRDDEEARARLETASPVRTASVVPPAGV, encoded by the coding sequence ATGCCCGAGATGGCGCTGAACAACCGCGTATCGGCCCGCACTCGGCACTACGCCGAGAGCGTGTCGAGCCGACTGCGCGTCCTGACCATTGCCACCTGGATCGCCGCCACCGTGTGTACGGGCTTCGGCATCTTCCAGTTGACGCTGGACGGACCGATGTGGCGATTCGGGTTCATCAACCTCGTTTCAGCAGGTCTGTTCCTCCTTGTGCCACTGCTGTACCGGTTCGGCGAGCTGATCGCACCCTTGACGTTTTTCCTGATCGCCTACGTATCGGTGTCCGTGATGTGCTTCGCCATCGGGACCGACTCGGGGCTTCAGTTCTATTTCGTGGTGGCGGCCGCGCTGGCGGTCCTGCTGCTGGGAATCGAGCGCATCGTGCTCGCGGCGTCGCTGTCGGCGATGGCCGTGGCCGCCACGATCGCGCTGGAGGTGTTCGGACCCGACGATCGCGGCCTGGGCCCAGCGTGGGCAATGACCGCGGGCTTCGTCATCTCCACGGTGTCCGCGGCGGTGATGGTGTTTGCCACGGTATGGATGTCGCTACGTGAGATCGCCCGCGCCGAGGAAGCCATGGAGGCCGAATATCAGCGGTCCGAGCAACTGCTGGCCAACATTCTGCCCACCACGATCGCCCAGCGGCTCAAGGAACCATCCCGCACCATCATCGCCGACGATTACGACGACGCCTCGATCCTGTTCGCCGACATCGCCGGCTACACAGAGCGGGCCAGTGACCTGACCCCGACCGACCTGGTGCGCTTCCTCGACCGCCTGTACACCGACCTCGATGCCCTGGTCGATCGGCACGGCTTGGAGAAGGTCAAGACCAGCGGTGACTCCTACATGGTCGTGGCCGGCGTACCCAAGCCGCGTACCGACCACATCGAGGCATTGGCGTGTCTGGCGCTCGACCTGGCCGATGCGGTCGCCGACCTCAAGGACCCGCGAGGACGCGCGGTTCCACTGCGGATCGGCCTGGCCGCCGGTCCCGTGGTGGCAGGAGTGGTCGGCGCTCGCAAGTTCTTCTACGACGTGTGGGGTGACGCGGTCAACGTCGCATCACGCATGGAGTCCACCGATATCGCCGGCCGGATTCAGGTGCCGCAGAACGTCTATGACCGGATCAGCCACGCTTTCGTGCTCGAGGAACGCGGCGACGTCGAGATCAAGGGCAAGGGGCTGATGCACACCTGGTACCTGGTGGGGCGCCGCGACGACGAGGAGGCGCGCGCCAGACTGGAGACTGCCAGTCCGGTGCGCACCGCCTCGGTCGTGCCGCCGGCCGGCGTCTAG
- a CDS encoding Dps family protein, with product MSTRRNESDIQGYQAAPELGGHLQQVLVDLIELGLQGKQAHWNVVGTNFRDLHLQLDEVVDFAREGSDTIAERMRALDAVPDGRSDTVVASTTLPDFPAYERSTGEVVDLITTRIYATVGTLRGVHDAVDAHDPTTADILHQLIDGLEKLAWLIKSENRKV from the coding sequence ATGAGTACACGTCGAAACGAATCGGATATCCAGGGTTACCAGGCCGCGCCGGAGCTCGGCGGTCATCTTCAGCAGGTCCTCGTCGACCTGATCGAGCTCGGCCTGCAGGGCAAGCAGGCGCATTGGAACGTCGTCGGCACGAACTTCCGGGATCTGCACCTGCAGCTCGACGAGGTGGTCGATTTCGCCAGAGAGGGCAGCGACACCATCGCCGAGCGGATGCGCGCGCTGGATGCTGTTCCTGACGGACGGTCGGACACCGTCGTCGCGAGCACGACGCTTCCGGATTTCCCCGCCTACGAGCGCAGCACGGGCGAGGTGGTCGATCTGATCACCACGCGGATCTACGCGACGGTCGGCACCCTGCGCGGAGTGCACGACGCAGTCGATGCCCATGACCCCACCACCGCCGACATTCTGCACCAGCTGATCGACGGCCTGGAGAAACTGGCCTGGCTGATCAAGTCGGAGAACCGCAAGGTCTAG